A portion of the Cryptomeria japonica chromosome 5, Sugi_1.0, whole genome shotgun sequence genome contains these proteins:
- the LOC131029522 gene encoding cytokinin dehydrogenase 11-like, which translates to MGYVRGAMALWCLIMIIFTVRKRGDLYGDCISSPIVDKNACKMISEAKLVGSIVFTSGPAITEASSDFGGVVKNKPAAVLSPASVKDISKMIKIANASPNLTIAARGNGHSLSGQSLALNGIVLNMSSLRGIKIVKKGGGQSYADVKGGELWVNVLRAAQASGLSPRSWTDYIDLSVGGTLSNAGISGQTYRYGPQVSNVLKLEVVTGNGSVTKCSPENQPDLFFGALGGLGQFGIITGAQIILQKTYERASQWRFVYWNFINFMHDEELLISFKQGGAFDYVEGFVVANNKNGWTSIPFLSNTTFNSGLIPPTAGAMLYIIEATLYYNEGIDVNQMVHNISCGLRFIRGLQFNLDTTYFDFLYRVHVAEVATKANGIWFAPHPWLNLFIPKSGMLQFDHHVFNNILKQGIEGLIICYPMNKSLWNPHISTILPEDEDDIFYGVSILYFSKPYPQGPAVSTLIAQNKRIINYCKSVGIQVKQYLGSHETQEEWIQHFGRKWGHFSQRKKMFDPKGILAPGQKIFPRTS; encoded by the exons ATGGGGTATGTTAGGGGTGCAATGGCCTTATGGTGCCTTATTATGATTATCTTTACTGTGAGGAAAAGAGGAGACTTATATGGAGATTGTATATCCTCTCCTATAGTTGATAAGAATGCATGCAAAATGATTTCAGAGGCCAAGTTAGTGGGGTCAATAGTATTTACATCTGGGCCTGCTATAACAGAAGCATCTAGTGATTTTGGAGGGGTGGTCAAGAATAAACCTGCTGCTGTCCTCTCACCTGCCTCTGTGAAGGACATAAGCAAGATGATCAAAATAGCAAATGCATCCCCCAATCTAACTATAGCTGCTAGAGGGAATGGTCATTCTCTGTCTGGCCAATCTCTGGCTTTGAATGGAATTGTGTTGAATATGAGTTCCCTGAGAGGGATTAAGATTGTCAAGAAAGGTGGTGGTCAATCTTATGCAGATGTTAAGGGGGGTGAATTGTGGGTAAATGTTCTTAGAGCTGCACAGGCTTCAGGACTTTCTCCAAGGTCATGGACTGATTATATTGATCTTTCTGTTGGTGGGACTCTCTCTAATGCTGGAATAAGTGGGCAGACATATCGTTATGGACCTCAAGTTAGCAATGTATTGAAGTTGGAAGTTGTCACAG GCAATGGAAGTGTTACTAAATGCAGTCCAGAGAATCAACCTGATCTTTTTTTTGGAGCCCTCGGAGGATTAGGCCAATTTGGGATCATCACTGGAGCACAAATCATCCTTCAAAAGACATATGAGAGG GCAAGTCaatggagatttgtttattggaatTTCATAAATTTTATGCATGATGAGGAGCTTCTCATTTCTTTCAAACAAGGAGGAGCATTTGATTATGTGGAAGGATTTGTTGTAGCAAACAACAAAAATGGTTGGACTTCTATACCTTTCTTGTCTAACACTACATTTAATTCTGGTTTAATTCCTCCAACAGCTGGTGCCATGCTTTACATAATCGAGGCCACACTCTACTACAATGAAGGAATTGATGTTAATCAG ATGGTGCACAATATAAGTTGTGGACTTCGTTTTATAAGAGGATTACAATTCAACCTTGACACTACGTATTTCGATTTTCTATACCGTGTTCATGTTGCAGAGGTGGCTACCAAAGCTAATGGTATTTGGTTTGCTCCACATCCTTGGCTCAATCTATTCATTCCAAAGAGTGGAATGCTTCAATTTGATCATCATGTCTTCAACAACATCCTCAAACAAGGCATAGAGGGACTCATTATATGTTATCCTATGAATAAAAGTTT gTGGAATCCTCACATATCTACTATTCTACCAGAGGATGAGGATGACATATTCTATGGAGTATCTATCCTATATTTTAGTAAGCCCTATCCACAAGGCCCTGCAGTGTCCACTTtaatagcacaaaataaaaggattattaattattgtAAAAGTGTTGGTATTCAAGTAAAGCAATATCTTGGTAGCCATGAGACCCAAGAAGAATGGATTCAACATTTTGGAAGAAAGTGGGGACATTTTTCTCAAAGAAAGAAGATGTTTGATCCAAAAGGAATTTTGGCTCCGGGTCAAAAAATATTTCCCAGAACAAGTTAA